The Mugil cephalus isolate CIBA_MC_2020 chromosome 19, CIBA_Mcephalus_1.1, whole genome shotgun sequence genome has a window encoding:
- the LOC124996298 gene encoding spindlin-1, which translates to MKNTPGHRDTADTGHAGVSANMMKKKNPHKKHKSSLGPTTKVLSQPRRNIVGCRIQHVWKDGGGHVIWKGTVLDQVPVNPSLYLIKYDGFDCVYGLELHKDERVQGLEVLPDRLAKSRLTDVNLADTMIGKAVEHMFETEEGPKEEWRGMVLARAPIMTTWFYITYEKDPVLYMYQLLDDYKEGDLRIMPDSNDSVPTEREPGEVVDSLVGKQVEYAKEDGGKRTGMVIHQVEAKPSVYFIKFDDDFLIYVYDLVKTS; encoded by the exons ATGAAGAACACTccgggacacagagacacagctgatacag ggcatgcaggtgtttctgcaaacatgatgaagaaaaagaatcCACACAA aaagcaTAAGAGCAGTCTGGGTCCGACTACCAAAGTGCTGTCGCAACCACGACGCAACATCGTTGGCTGCAGGATCCAACATGTCTGGAAGGACGGAGGAGGACACGTGATCTGGAAAGGAACCGTACTTGACCAG GTGCCAGTGAACCCATCTCTCTATTTAATAAAGTATGATGGATTCGACTGTGTTTATGGACTGGAGCTTCATAAAGATGAGAGGGTTCAAGGACTGGAAGTTCTGCCTGATAGGCTGG CCAAATCTCGCCTGACAGACGTCAACCTGGCAGATACAATGATAGGCAAAGCTGTGGAGCACATGTTTGAGACAGAGGAGGGTCCaaaggaggagtggagggggaTGGTGCTGGCCCGGGCTCCCATCATGACCACATGGTTCTACATCACCTACGAGAAAGATCCCGTCCTATACATGTACCAGCTGCTGGATGACTATAAAGAAGGAGACCTCCGTATTATGCCTGACTCCA ACGACAGTGTCCCAACGGAGAGGGAACCTGGAGAGGTGGTGGACAGCCTGGTGGGTAAACAGGTGGAGTACGCCAAAGAGGACGGCGGAAAACGAACGGGCATGGTCATCCACCAGGTGGAGGCCAAACCGTCCGTCTACTTCATCAAGTTTGATGACGACTTCCTCATTTACGTGTACGACCTGGTCAAGACATCATAA